The following proteins come from a genomic window of Zonotrichia leucophrys gambelii isolate GWCS_2022_RI chromosome 4, RI_Zleu_2.0, whole genome shotgun sequence:
- the LOC135446930 gene encoding uncharacterized protein LOC135446930 isoform X3, which yields MAAGRRAPLPGLSPVRGQSAGTAASARATLSLPGPASPGARPAAQNAASEPGAGPMPSARQRRREAAGGALRAAKIIKLLPSLPKALVFGQPKARGFSARALHWRALLLPTLWGCPCWSTLVPAIPWDTEGALSQVALAPWQGCGSSPRAAGAASREGTRGSLWDEAGESEQRSSLRLEKGKGTNVVSPGHL from the exons ATGGCGGCCGGTCGCCGGGCCCCGCTCCCCGGCCTGAGCCCCGTGAGGGGACAGAGCGCTGGCACAGCCGCCTCGGCCCGggccaccctgtccctgcccggGCCCGCGTCCCCCGGAGCGCGCCCTGCAGCGCAGAACGCGGCCTCGGAGCCAGGAGCGGGGCCAATGCCCTCGGctcggcagcggcggcgggaggcggcgggcggTGCCCTCAG GGCAGCAAAAATCATCAAACTCCTCCCATCTTTGCCAAAAGCTTTGGTGTTTGGGCAGCCAAAGGCAAGAGGCTTCAGCGCCAGGGCTCTGCactggagggctctgctcctgcccacgcTGTGGG GCTGTCCTTGCTGGAGCACCCTGGTCCCTGCCATcccctgggacacagagggagCCCTGTCCCAAGTGGCCTTGGCACCTtggcagggatgtggcagcagccccagagcagctggag cagccagcagggaagggacaaGAGGATCCCTGTGGGATGAGGCTGGAGAGAGcgagcagaggagcagcctcaggctggagaagggcaAAGGGACCAACGTGGTGTCACCAGGGCAcctgtga
- the LOC135446930 gene encoding uncharacterized protein LOC135446930 isoform X4 has translation MAAGRRAPLPGLSPVRGQSAGTAASARATLSLPGPASPGARPAAQNAASEPGAGPMPSARQRRREAAGGALRAAKIIKLLPSLPKALVFGQPKARGFSARALHWRALLLPTLWAASREGTRGSLWDEAGESEQRSSLRLEKGKGTNVVSPGHL, from the exons ATGGCGGCCGGTCGCCGGGCCCCGCTCCCCGGCCTGAGCCCCGTGAGGGGACAGAGCGCTGGCACAGCCGCCTCGGCCCGggccaccctgtccctgcccggGCCCGCGTCCCCCGGAGCGCGCCCTGCAGCGCAGAACGCGGCCTCGGAGCCAGGAGCGGGGCCAATGCCCTCGGctcggcagcggcggcgggaggcggcgggcggTGCCCTCAG GGCAGCAAAAATCATCAAACTCCTCCCATCTTTGCCAAAAGCTTTGGTGTTTGGGCAGCCAAAGGCAAGAGGCTTCAGCGCCAGGGCTCTGCactggagggctctgctcctgcccacgcTGTGGG cagccagcagggaagggacaaGAGGATCCCTGTGGGATGAGGCTGGAGAGAGcgagcagaggagcagcctcaggctggagaagggcaAAGGGACCAACGTGGTGTCACCAGGGCAcctgtga
- the LOC135446930 gene encoding uncharacterized protein LOC135446930 isoform X1 has protein sequence MAAGRRAPLPGLSPVRGQSAGTAASARATLSLPGPASPGARPAAQNAASEPGAGPMPSARQRRREAAGGALRAAKIIKLLPSLPKALVFGQPKARGFSARALHWRALLLPTLWVSQGWHREWCRCWSGSGAAALWSHFKGCPCWSTLVPAIPWDTEGALSQVALAPWQGCGSSPRAAGAASREGTRGSLWDEAGESEQRSSLRLEKGKGTNVVSPGHL, from the exons ATGGCGGCCGGTCGCCGGGCCCCGCTCCCCGGCCTGAGCCCCGTGAGGGGACAGAGCGCTGGCACAGCCGCCTCGGCCCGggccaccctgtccctgcccggGCCCGCGTCCCCCGGAGCGCGCCCTGCAGCGCAGAACGCGGCCTCGGAGCCAGGAGCGGGGCCAATGCCCTCGGctcggcagcggcggcgggaggcggcgggcggTGCCCTCAG GGCAGCAAAAATCATCAAACTCCTCCCATCTTTGCCAAAAGCTTTGGTGTTTGGGCAGCCAAAGGCAAGAGGCTTCAGCGCCAGGGCTCTGCactggagggctctgctcctgcccacgcTGTGGG tgagccagggctggcacagggaatggtGCAGGTGCTGGTCTggcagtggagctgctgccctttggAGCCATTTTAAAG GCTGTCCTTGCTGGAGCACCCTGGTCCCTGCCATcccctgggacacagagggagCCCTGTCCCAAGTGGCCTTGGCACCTtggcagggatgtggcagcagccccagagcagctggag cagccagcagggaagggacaaGAGGATCCCTGTGGGATGAGGCTGGAGAGAGcgagcagaggagcagcctcaggctggagaagggcaAAGGGACCAACGTGGTGTCACCAGGGCAcctgtga
- the LOC135446930 gene encoding uncharacterized protein LOC135446930 isoform X2: MAAGRRAPLPGLSPVRGQSAGTAASARATLSLPGPASPGARPAAQNAASEPGAGPMPSARQRRREAAGGALRAAKIIKLLPSLPKALVFGQPKARGFSARALHWRALLLPTLWVSQGWHREWCRCWSGSGAAALWSHFKGCPCWSTLVPAIPWDTEGALSQVALAPWQGCGSSPRAAGASREGTRGSLWDEAGESEQRSSLRLEKGKGTNVVSPGHL, encoded by the exons ATGGCGGCCGGTCGCCGGGCCCCGCTCCCCGGCCTGAGCCCCGTGAGGGGACAGAGCGCTGGCACAGCCGCCTCGGCCCGggccaccctgtccctgcccggGCCCGCGTCCCCCGGAGCGCGCCCTGCAGCGCAGAACGCGGCCTCGGAGCCAGGAGCGGGGCCAATGCCCTCGGctcggcagcggcggcgggaggcggcgggcggTGCCCTCAG GGCAGCAAAAATCATCAAACTCCTCCCATCTTTGCCAAAAGCTTTGGTGTTTGGGCAGCCAAAGGCAAGAGGCTTCAGCGCCAGGGCTCTGCactggagggctctgctcctgcccacgcTGTGGG tgagccagggctggcacagggaatggtGCAGGTGCTGGTCTggcagtggagctgctgccctttggAGCCATTTTAAAG GCTGTCCTTGCTGGAGCACCCTGGTCCCTGCCATcccctgggacacagagggagCCCTGTCCCAAGTGGCCTTGGCACCTtggcagggatgtggcagcagccccagagcagctggag ccagcagggaagggacaaGAGGATCCCTGTGGGATGAGGCTGGAGAGAGcgagcagaggagcagcctcaggctggagaagggcaAAGGGACCAACGTGGTGTCACCAGGGCAcctgtga
- the LOC135446930 gene encoding uncharacterized protein LOC135446930 isoform X5: protein MAAGRRAPLPGLSPVRGQSAGTAASARATLSLPGPASPGARPAAQNAASEPGAGPMPSARQRRREAAGGALRAAKIIKLLPSLPKALVFGQPKARGFSARALHWRALLLPTLWASREGTRGSLWDEAGESEQRSSLRLEKGKGTNVVSPGHL, encoded by the exons ATGGCGGCCGGTCGCCGGGCCCCGCTCCCCGGCCTGAGCCCCGTGAGGGGACAGAGCGCTGGCACAGCCGCCTCGGCCCGggccaccctgtccctgcccggGCCCGCGTCCCCCGGAGCGCGCCCTGCAGCGCAGAACGCGGCCTCGGAGCCAGGAGCGGGGCCAATGCCCTCGGctcggcagcggcggcgggaggcggcgggcggTGCCCTCAG GGCAGCAAAAATCATCAAACTCCTCCCATCTTTGCCAAAAGCTTTGGTGTTTGGGCAGCCAAAGGCAAGAGGCTTCAGCGCCAGGGCTCTGCactggagggctctgctcctgcccacgcTGTGGG ccagcagggaagggacaaGAGGATCCCTGTGGGATGAGGCTGGAGAGAGcgagcagaggagcagcctcaggctggagaagggcaAAGGGACCAACGTGGTGTCACCAGGGCAcctgtga